In Finegoldia magna ATCC 53516, a genomic segment contains:
- a CDS encoding DNA cytosine methyltransferase, producing the protein MNKVKILELFGGIGAIRKAFINLKISYEVVDYVEIDKACVKSYNALYGEAYKPKSVVGYKAPNEKIDLIMHGSPCQDFSRIGKKQGGVKNSGTRSSLLFETIRIIKEMKDKPKWIIWENVKGVLDRNMRDSLFIYLKELEDLGYESKYEILNAMDFGIPQKRERIFVVSCLGANNFSFNKLERKETRPLSEFLEKDVSELYTMTQPYMLKFLNKSIDNSFRGRLKVIKDFSYTISTKQMRVPNSGIIDIGNGRYRYLTERECLRLMGFDDSDIDKLEEVHSRRKNCTSSKLYKQAGNSIVVDVLMCIISSIMHVSANLLL; encoded by the coding sequence ATGAATAAGGTAAAAATATTGGAGCTTTTCGGTGGCATAGGTGCTATTAGAAAGGCTTTTATTAATTTAAAGATATCTTATGAAGTAGTTGATTATGTAGAAATAGATAAGGCTTGTGTTAAATCATACAACGCACTTTATGGAGAGGCTTATAAGCCAAAATCAGTAGTAGGATATAAAGCTCCTAATGAGAAGATAGACTTAATTATGCATGGAAGTCCTTGCCAAGACTTTTCAAGAATAGGGAAAAAGCAAGGAGGAGTAAAGAATTCAGGAACTAGATCAAGCTTACTATTTGAAACAATTAGAATAATCAAAGAAATGAAAGATAAACCTAAATGGATAATTTGGGAAAATGTAAAAGGAGTCCTTGATAGAAATATGAGGGACTCCTTGTTTATTTATCTAAAGGAGTTAGAAGACCTTGGATATGAAAGTAAGTATGAAATTTTAAATGCAATGGACTTTGGGATACCTCAAAAAAGGGAGAGGATATTTGTTGTTTCATGTCTAGGAGCAAATAACTTTTCTTTTAATAAATTGGAGAGGAAAGAAACTAGACCACTAAGTGAATTTTTAGAAAAGGATGTAAGTGAACTTTATACAATGACCCAACCCTATATGCTGAAATTTTTAAATAAAAGCATAGATAACAGTTTTAGAGGGCGACTCAAAGTGATTAAAGATTTTTCTTATACTATTTCTACAAAACAAATGAGAGTACCTAATTCTGGAATAATAGATATTGGAAATGGTAGGTATAGGTATTTAACAGAAAGAGAATGCCTAAGACTCATGGGTTTTGATGATAGTGATATAGACAAATTAGAGGAAGTGCATTCAAGAAGAAAAAATTGCACTTCAAGCAAACTATATAAGCAGGCCGGCAATTCTATTGTGGTTGATGTTTTAATGTGCATTATTAGTTCAATAATGCATGTTAGTGCAAACTTATTATTGTGA
- a CDS encoding DNA topoisomerase 3, with translation MKLVIAEKPSVAVTIAKVIGARTRKNGYYEGNGYIVSWCVGHLIQMASPERHDEKWKKWTIENLPIIPEEYIYEVSKSTKKQYGVLKKLLNDKNIDTVINACDAGREGELIFRLVYNQAKCKKKIQRLWISSMENKAIEDGFRNLKDGEKFEDLYGSASARATSDWLVGMNLSRLYSCIYKETYSVGRVQTPTLYLIAKRDSEINLFKKQKYYTVDLSYKGLKLVSDRIDKIEVAEQLLNLIEDEIVITEVEDKEISTKPDKPYDLTTLQREANKYFGYSANDTLNMAQGLYEKKLITYPRTDSRYLTDDMVTTMKELLEGLEEGFKINESNFKSIFNSSKVTDHYAIIPTISGIGKVKDLSDKESKVYNLIKDKLLASCSDNLKESSRKIRYEYDKFNFNASGKTIIDEGYTKYLKAYGKEKQENELPDVKTGDKIKLTSKNISEKFTKAPSHYNEDTLLKAMENAGIESLDKDIEVERKGLGTPATRAGIIENLIHKDLIRRDKKNLLVTEKGNRLVSIVEDKFKSAKTTSEWEMKLAKISSGEVDKEDFLREIEDSIRELVDRYKNNLNE, from the coding sequence ATGAAATTAGTAATAGCAGAAAAGCCAAGCGTAGCAGTTACAATTGCAAAAGTAATTGGAGCAAGAACAAGAAAAAACGGATATTATGAGGGGAATGGATACATTGTTTCTTGGTGTGTCGGTCATTTAATTCAAATGGCAAGTCCAGAAAGACACGACGAAAAATGGAAGAAATGGACAATAGAAAATCTTCCTATAATTCCAGAAGAATATATTTATGAAGTATCTAAAAGCACTAAAAAACAATATGGAGTTTTAAAGAAACTTTTAAACGATAAGAATATCGACACAGTTATAAATGCTTGTGATGCTGGAAGAGAGGGAGAACTTATTTTTAGGCTTGTATATAATCAAGCTAAATGTAAGAAGAAAATTCAAAGACTTTGGATATCTTCAATGGAAAACAAAGCTATTGAAGATGGTTTTAGAAATCTTAAAGACGGAGAAAAATTTGAAGACTTATATGGATCGGCAAGTGCAAGAGCTACCTCTGATTGGCTGGTAGGAATGAATTTAAGTAGGCTTTATTCTTGCATTTACAAGGAAACATATTCAGTTGGTAGAGTACAAACACCAACTCTATATTTAATAGCTAAAAGGGATAGTGAAATAAATCTATTTAAGAAGCAAAAATATTATACAGTTGACCTATCTTATAAAGGATTGAAACTTGTATCAGATAGGATTGATAAAATCGAAGTGGCAGAGCAACTTTTAAACTTGATAGAAGATGAAATAGTTATTACAGAGGTAGAGGATAAAGAAATAAGCACAAAACCAGATAAGCCTTATGATCTCACTACCTTACAGAGAGAAGCAAATAAATATTTTGGATATTCAGCAAATGACACTTTAAATATGGCACAAGGTCTGTATGAAAAAAAGCTAATCACATACCCAAGAACAGATAGCAGGTATTTAACCGATGATATGGTTACTACTATGAAAGAATTATTAGAAGGACTTGAAGAAGGTTTTAAAATCAACGAATCAAACTTTAAGTCTATTTTTAATTCATCTAAGGTTACAGACCACTATGCGATTATTCCTACTATATCAGGTATTGGAAAAGTTAAAGATTTATCTGATAAAGAAAGCAAAGTCTATAATCTAATTAAGGATAAACTACTTGCTTCATGTTCGGATAACTTAAAGGAATCTAGTAGAAAAATCAGATATGAATATGATAAATTTAACTTCAATGCAAGTGGAAAGACTATAATCGATGAAGGTTATACCAAGTATCTAAAGGCTTATGGAAAAGAAAAGCAAGAAAATGAATTACCAGATGTAAAGACTGGAGATAAAATTAAGCTAACTTCTAAAAATATATCGGAGAAATTTACAAAAGCTCCAAGTCATTATAATGAAGATACACTTTTAAAGGCTATGGAGAATGCAGGGATTGAATCACTGGATAAAGATATAGAAGTGGAGAGAAAAGGCTTAGGAACACCAGCTACAAGAGCAGGAATTATTGAAAATCTTATCCATAAGGACCTTATAAGAAGAGATAAGAAAAATCTACTTGTAACAGAAAAAGGCAATAGACTTGTATCAATTGTAGAGGATAAGTTTAAGTCAGCTAAAACAACATCTGAATGGGAAATGAAACTTGCAAAGATTAGCTCTGGTGAAGTAGATAAAGAAGACTTTTTAAGAGAAATAGAAGATAGTATAAGGGAGCTTGTAGATAGGTACAAGAATAATCTAAATGAATAA